The Chelatococcus sp. HY11 genome includes a window with the following:
- a CDS encoding ABC transporter permease gives MRIELLPRRNVSPVARILAPLAALAVSFLIGGLILAAMGRSPVGAFDVYVVQSLSDAWALQQLALKATPLVIIAVGLSFCFRANLWNIGAEGQYVVGALCGGWVALVTHGSDAGLWVLPAMLLAGIVGGALWALIAAGLKVAFGVSEILTSLMLVYVAEYWLDYLVRGPWRDPKGFNFPQTVTFDPSATLPMLGDLTLHAGVAIAILVVLAAAFILRFSLFGYRLRVTGEAPRAARFAGFSPAATTLAVFAISGGLAGLAGVIEVSGSIGQLKPSISPGYGFTAIIVAFLGRLDPIGILVASLAMALTILGGEAAQIALRVPFDFTRAFQGILLIAILVADSLVTYRLRISAGRRAVA, from the coding sequence ATGCGCATTGAACTTCTGCCACGGCGCAATGTCTCGCCTGTGGCGCGCATTCTCGCCCCCCTTGCGGCGCTCGCGGTCTCCTTCCTGATCGGCGGTCTCATCCTGGCCGCGATGGGGCGCTCGCCCGTCGGGGCTTTCGACGTTTATGTGGTGCAGTCGCTGTCGGACGCGTGGGCGCTCCAGCAGCTGGCGCTCAAGGCGACGCCCCTCGTCATCATCGCCGTCGGGCTGTCGTTCTGCTTCAGGGCCAACCTCTGGAACATCGGCGCTGAGGGGCAATATGTCGTCGGCGCGTTGTGCGGCGGCTGGGTTGCGCTGGTCACCCATGGCAGCGATGCGGGTCTATGGGTATTGCCGGCGATGCTGCTGGCGGGGATCGTGGGCGGCGCGCTCTGGGCGCTAATCGCGGCGGGTTTGAAGGTCGCGTTCGGCGTCAGCGAGATCCTGACGAGCCTCATGCTTGTCTACGTCGCTGAATACTGGCTCGATTATCTCGTCCGCGGCCCCTGGCGCGATCCCAAGGGTTTCAACTTTCCCCAGACCGTGACCTTCGATCCCTCCGCCACACTGCCGATGCTTGGCGATCTGACCCTGCACGCGGGCGTCGCGATCGCCATCTTGGTCGTTCTGGCTGCGGCCTTCATCCTGCGTTTCAGCCTGTTCGGCTATCGGTTGCGCGTCACGGGCGAGGCGCCGCGTGCCGCGCGTTTCGCCGGTTTCTCGCCCGCCGCGACCACCCTTGCGGTCTTCGCCATATCCGGCGGGCTCGCGGGGCTTGCCGGTGTCATCGAGGTGAGCGGCTCGATCGGCCAGCTCAAGCCGAGCATTTCGCCGGGTTATGGATTCACCGCGATCATCGTCGCCTTTCTCGGCCGTCTTGATCCCATCGGCATCCTGGTCGCGAGCCTTGCCATGGCGCTCACGATCCTCGGTGGCGAGGCGGCGCAGATCGCCCTGCGCGTGCCCTTCGATTTCACGCGGGCTTTCCAGGGCATCCTGCTGATAGCCATCCTCGTCGCCGATTCCCTCGTCACCTATCGCCTGCGCATTTCGGCGGGCCGCCGGGCCGTTGCATGA
- a CDS encoding ABC transporter permease: MTIFEAILLTIVTASTPLLLAALGELVVERAGVLNLGVEGMMVMGAACGFAGAVTFDSTIAGILCGILAGMVLALVFAIAVLGLAVNQVAAGLALTILGLGLSGLIGQPFVGAQRDVIAHLSLPVLTDLPVVGRLFFGQDAFVYISLAATIAVAWFLARNRAGLSLRAIGENQGSAHALGLPVIKTRLIAILFGGAMAGLAGVYLSLVYTRFWSPGMTAGRGWIAVALVVFAGWRPGILLIGAYLFGAATVLQLHAQAAGFGLPSQALAALPYLATIVALVLLSLRRKGATAAPGSLGQPFAPDR; encoded by the coding sequence ATGACCATTTTCGAGGCCATCCTTCTCACCATCGTCACGGCATCGACCCCGCTGCTGCTTGCCGCCCTCGGAGAGCTCGTGGTGGAGCGGGCAGGGGTGCTGAACCTCGGCGTCGAGGGCATGATGGTGATGGGCGCGGCCTGCGGTTTCGCCGGCGCCGTGACATTCGATTCGACCATCGCGGGCATCCTGTGCGGCATCCTCGCCGGGATGGTGCTCGCCCTCGTTTTCGCGATCGCCGTCCTCGGGCTGGCGGTCAACCAGGTCGCGGCGGGGCTGGCGCTGACCATCCTGGGCCTCGGGCTCTCCGGCCTTATCGGCCAGCCCTTCGTGGGGGCGCAGCGGGACGTGATCGCGCATCTCAGCCTGCCGGTGCTGACCGATCTGCCGGTCGTCGGGCGTCTCTTCTTCGGCCAGGACGCCTTCGTCTATATCTCGCTCGCCGCGACCATCGCGGTCGCATGGTTCCTGGCGCGCAACCGCGCTGGACTGAGCTTGAGGGCGATCGGCGAAAATCAAGGCTCTGCCCACGCGCTCGGGCTGCCGGTCATCAAGACGCGCCTCATCGCCATTCTCTTCGGAGGCGCCATGGCCGGGCTCGCGGGGGTCTATCTATCGCTCGTCTACACCCGCTTCTGGTCGCCGGGGATGACGGCCGGGCGGGGATGGATCGCCGTGGCTCTTGTCGTCTTTGCCGGCTGGCGGCCCGGGATCCTGCTCATCGGTGCCTATTTATTCGGCGCGGCGACGGTGCTGCAGCTCCATGCCCAGGCCGCCGGCTTCGGTCTGCCGTCCCAGGCGCTCGCGGCCTTGCCCTATCTTGCGACCATCGTCGCACTCGTGCTGCTGTCGCTTCGCCGGAAGGGGGCGACTGCGGCGCCTGGCTCGCTCGGACAGCCCTTCGCGCCGGACAGATGA
- a CDS encoding BMP family ABC transporter substrate-binding protein codes for MKQLMSLALAALALGLSPVSSSAQEKLKVGFIYVGPVGDHGWTYQHDVGRKAVEKAFGDKVETTYVESVPEADSERAIEQLARTGHNLVFTTSFGFMEPTLKVARKYPKVRFEHATGYKRADNVSTYGAKFHEGRYIQGQIAAKMSKSGIIGYVGAYPIPEVVAGMNAYFLGAQAINPNIKLKVVFANTWYDPGKEADAAKALLDQGVDVLTQHTDSPAPLQAAEARGKLAFGQASDMARFAPKTQLTAVVDHWDDYYIERVKAALEGNWKSQDTWGGMKEGMVWMAPYANMPEDVVKLAKETEEGIKSGAVHPFACPVYEQDGSEVECKGGKALSDEQILGMNFFVKGIDDKLPQ; via the coding sequence ATGAAGCAATTGATGTCATTGGCCTTGGCGGCGCTCGCGCTTGGCCTCTCGCCAGTTTCCTCCTCGGCGCAGGAGAAGCTCAAAGTCGGGTTCATCTACGTGGGGCCGGTCGGGGATCACGGCTGGACCTACCAGCATGATGTCGGCCGCAAGGCGGTCGAGAAGGCTTTCGGCGACAAGGTCGAGACGACCTATGTGGAAAGCGTGCCCGAGGCCGATTCCGAGCGGGCCATCGAGCAGCTGGCGCGGACCGGCCACAACCTGGTTTTCACGACCTCCTTCGGTTTCATGGAGCCGACGCTGAAGGTCGCGCGGAAATATCCGAAAGTGCGCTTCGAGCACGCCACCGGCTACAAGCGGGCCGACAACGTGTCGACCTACGGCGCGAAGTTCCATGAGGGGCGTTACATCCAGGGGCAAATCGCCGCCAAGATGTCCAAATCGGGTATCATCGGCTATGTCGGCGCCTACCCGATTCCCGAGGTCGTGGCGGGCATGAATGCCTATTTTCTGGGCGCCCAGGCCATCAATCCCAATATCAAGCTGAAAGTCGTCTTCGCCAACACCTGGTATGATCCAGGCAAAGAGGCCGACGCCGCCAAGGCGCTCCTCGACCAGGGCGTGGATGTCCTCACCCAGCACACTGACAGCCCTGCGCCTCTGCAGGCCGCCGAAGCGCGGGGCAAGCTCGCTTTCGGCCAAGCCTCCGACATGGCGCGATTCGCGCCCAAGACGCAGCTAACAGCCGTCGTCGACCATTGGGACGATTACTATATCGAGCGGGTCAAGGCGGCGCTCGAAGGAAACTGGAAGTCCCAAGATACCTGGGGCGGCATGAAGGAGGGTATGGTGTGGATGGCGCCTTACGCCAACATGCCGGAGGATGTGGTGAAACTCGCCAAGGAGACCGAAGAGGGCATCAAGTCCGGCGCGGTCCACCCCTTCGCGTGTCCTGTCTACGAGCAGGACGGCTCGGAAGTGGAGTGCAAGGGCGGCAAAGCTCTGTCGGACGAGCAGATCCTCGGCATGAACTTCTTCGTCAAGGGCATCGACGACAAGCTGCCGCAGTAG
- a CDS encoding SDR family oxidoreductase, whose protein sequence is MNSTPQRLKDRFALITGSSRGIGRAVAIHYAREGATVAINAVSHGQAADETLAAVQAASAEAGFGERDHRVVLADVGSSSAVEAMIAALVKGWGRLDILVNNAGIQAPAPSDTVSDNDLQRILGVNLLGAAYCARGAIHHFLSRPGGGIVINTSSVHQIIPKPTYLAYSMSKGGMANLTRTLALEFADKNVRVNAVAPGAITTDINEAWVDDPRKRADVERHIPMGYAASSEEIAPIFAFLASDEARYITGQTIYACGGLTLFGEFKTNWSS, encoded by the coding sequence ATGAATTCCACTCCCCAGCGCCTGAAAGACCGCTTCGCCTTGATCACCGGCTCGTCGCGCGGCATCGGCCGCGCCGTCGCCATACACTATGCCCGTGAGGGAGCGACGGTCGCCATCAACGCCGTCTCCCACGGGCAGGCAGCGGACGAGACCCTCGCGGCGGTCCAGGCGGCGAGCGCGGAAGCTGGCTTCGGCGAACGCGATCACCGTGTGGTGCTGGCTGACGTTGGATCAAGCAGCGCCGTCGAAGCCATGATCGCGGCCCTGGTAAAGGGCTGGGGGCGCCTCGATATCCTCGTCAACAACGCCGGCATTCAGGCGCCAGCACCAAGTGACACGGTCAGCGACAACGACCTGCAGCGAATCCTCGGCGTCAATCTACTGGGAGCGGCCTATTGCGCGCGCGGTGCTATACACCATTTCCTGTCCAGACCGGGAGGCGGCATCGTCATCAACACCTCCAGCGTGCATCAAATTATTCCAAAACCAACCTACCTTGCTTATTCGATGAGCAAGGGAGGCATGGCTAACCTCACGCGCACGCTGGCGCTTGAATTCGCGGACAAGAATGTGCGGGTCAACGCGGTGGCCCCTGGTGCGATTACCACTGACATCAACGAAGCCTGGGTGGACGATCCCCGGAAAAGAGCGGACGTCGAGCGTCATATTCCCATGGGCTATGCCGCGAGTTCCGAGGAAATTGCCCCGATCTTCGCCTTTCTCGCCTCGGATGAGGCGCGCTACATAACCGGACAGACCATTTATGCCTGCGGCGGTCTGACGCTGTTTGGCGAGTTCAAAACGAACTGGTCGTCATAA
- a CDS encoding SMP-30/gluconolactonase/LRE family protein: protein MLTEAFEVLDDRFESLVFGNVHLEKLWTGSRWAEGPAYFPAGRYLVWSDIPNDRLMRFDETDGSVSVFRAPANNENGHTVDLEGRLISCEHRGRCVSRTEHDGRRTVLASHHDGRRLNSPNDVVVKSDGSIWFTDPTYGIDSEYEGDAAASEIGASHVYRLSADGQLTAVGTDFVKPNGLAFSPDERMLYVVDTGATHVKNGPRHIRRFAVSPEGALSGGEVFATATVGLFDGLRLDTAGHIWTSAGDGVHCYHPDGALIGKIKVPEVVANLCFGGPKRNRLYICATTSLYAVYLRAHGALRPDTAR, encoded by the coding sequence ATGCTGACGGAAGCCTTTGAAGTTCTCGACGATCGTTTCGAATCGCTCGTCTTCGGCAATGTGCATCTCGAAAAATTATGGACTGGCAGCCGCTGGGCCGAAGGCCCGGCCTATTTTCCGGCCGGCCGATACCTGGTCTGGTCGGATATCCCGAACGACCGCCTGATGCGGTTTGACGAAACGGATGGTTCAGTTTCTGTTTTCCGGGCGCCCGCCAACAATGAAAACGGGCATACCGTCGACCTTGAAGGGCGTCTCATCTCCTGCGAGCATCGCGGGCGATGCGTATCGCGCACAGAGCATGATGGCCGCAGGACCGTGCTCGCCAGCCACCACGACGGCAGGCGCCTGAACTCCCCCAACGACGTCGTTGTGAAATCGGACGGCAGCATCTGGTTCACCGACCCGACCTACGGCATCGATTCTGAATATGAAGGCGATGCGGCTGCATCGGAGATCGGCGCATCGCACGTCTATCGCCTGTCTGCGGACGGCCAGCTCACAGCCGTGGGCACCGATTTCGTAAAACCGAACGGACTGGCGTTCTCCCCTGACGAACGCATGCTTTACGTCGTCGACACCGGCGCGACCCACGTGAAGAACGGCCCGCGCCATATCAGGCGTTTCGCCGTGTCGCCCGAAGGCGCGCTCTCCGGAGGCGAGGTCTTCGCCACGGCGACGGTGGGACTGTTCGACGGCCTGCGCCTCGACACTGCCGGCCATATCTGGACGAGCGCGGGCGACGGCGTGCATTGCTACCATCCCGACGGCGCGCTCATCGGCAAGATCAAGGTGCCCGAGGTCGTCGCCAACCTGTGCTTCGGGGGGCCGAAACGCAACAGGCTTTACATTTGCGCCACAACCTCCCTTTACGCTGTCTATCTCCGTGCGCACGGCGCACTGAGGCCCGACACCGCGAGATGA
- the mltG gene encoding endolytic transglycosylase MltG, with amino-acid sequence MSRLSGALTFLLVAAVVVGGAFYIGRLEYQLPGPLQEDKIITVRGGSQTVAQTLEREGVISNPLMFVIGLHLYGVKDDIKAGEYLFRQRSSLKDVMDVMVTGKSVLHPITVPEGLTSEQIVARLMENDLLTGEIKTIPPEGSLLPETYRVPRGTPRRQILDKMMADQQRILQEVWQARAPSALIASPEQLVVLASIVEKETGQADERPRVAGVFVNRLQKKMRLQSDPTIVYGLVGGKGTLGRPIQRSEITQATPYNTYVIDGLPPGPIANPGRAALEAVAKPLATKDLYFVADGTGGHAFAETLDQHNRNVARWRQIEASGRASTPAVDHIEPPKDETRGEAAPTGPGDVQRTVAQGNNGPGFDASEGKAFDPLRNTTYDLNSPKTVPPALLKR; translated from the coding sequence GTGTCGCGTTTGAGCGGGGCTCTGACCTTCCTTCTCGTCGCCGCCGTTGTTGTCGGCGGGGCTTTCTACATCGGACGGCTGGAGTATCAGCTACCGGGCCCCCTGCAGGAGGACAAGATTATCACCGTGCGCGGTGGTAGCCAGACGGTTGCCCAGACGCTCGAGCGGGAAGGGGTTATTTCAAACCCGCTGATGTTCGTGATCGGCCTGCATCTCTATGGCGTGAAGGACGACATCAAGGCTGGCGAATATCTGTTCAGGCAGCGCTCGAGCCTCAAGGACGTCATGGACGTGATGGTCACCGGCAAGAGCGTGCTCCATCCCATCACGGTGCCTGAAGGGCTGACAAGCGAACAGATCGTCGCGCGCCTGATGGAGAACGATCTCCTGACAGGCGAGATCAAGACCATTCCACCGGAGGGCAGTCTCCTGCCGGAGACTTATCGCGTACCACGCGGCACACCGCGCCGGCAGATTCTCGACAAGATGATGGCTGACCAGCAGCGGATACTGCAGGAGGTATGGCAGGCGCGCGCGCCAAGCGCGTTGATTGCCTCGCCGGAGCAACTCGTCGTCCTGGCGTCGATCGTCGAGAAGGAAACGGGCCAAGCTGATGAGCGCCCGCGGGTCGCCGGCGTTTTCGTCAACCGCCTGCAGAAGAAGATGCGTCTTCAGTCGGATCCAACCATCGTGTACGGCCTCGTCGGCGGCAAAGGCACGCTGGGGCGCCCGATTCAGCGCTCGGAGATCACCCAGGCGACGCCTTACAATACCTATGTCATCGATGGGCTTCCGCCAGGACCCATCGCCAATCCCGGGCGCGCCGCGCTGGAAGCCGTCGCCAAGCCTCTGGCGACGAAGGACCTTTATTTCGTCGCGGATGGCACCGGCGGTCATGCCTTTGCCGAAACCCTCGACCAGCATAATCGCAATGTCGCGCGCTGGCGCCAGATCGAGGCGAGTGGACGCGCGTCGACGCCGGCTGTGGACCACATCGAGCCCCCTAAGGATGAGACCCGCGGCGAGGCGGCGCCAACGGGCCCTGGGGACGTGCAGAGAACCGTCGCCCAAGGTAACAACGGGCCCGGTTTCGACGCCTCTGAAGGCAAGGCCTTCGACCCCTTGCGCAATACCACCTATGACTTGAACTCGCCGAAGACGGTGCCGCCGGCTCTTCTGAAGCGCTGA
- a CDS encoding YicC/YloC family endoribonuclease, which produces MTIASMTGFSRETGVSGPFRWAWEIRSVNGRGLDMRLKTPVGYEAFGEEARLALAKAVTRGTCHVGLVVSKVEADPTIRINEEALAAVLAAISRVDLPDGIRPASLDGLLAIRGVVEASVEDDAPDVQEALAADLKAGLGRAVAGLVAARAREGVALATVLSEQLDRISAATAAAEANPARQPEAVRARLAEQVALLLEATQALDASRLHQEAALLAAKADIREELDRLAAHVVAARGLLAEGGACGRKLDFLAQEFGREANTLCAKANDVSLTTIGLDLKATIDQFREQSQNVE; this is translated from the coding sequence ATGACAATTGCGAGCATGACCGGGTTTTCCCGTGAGACCGGCGTTAGCGGGCCATTCCGCTGGGCCTGGGAAATCCGCAGCGTCAATGGGCGCGGACTCGACATGCGCCTCAAGACGCCCGTGGGCTATGAAGCGTTCGGTGAGGAGGCGCGGCTGGCGCTGGCCAAGGCAGTGACACGCGGCACCTGTCATGTCGGCCTTGTCGTCAGCAAGGTTGAGGCCGATCCGACTATCCGCATCAATGAAGAGGCGCTTGCTGCCGTGCTCGCGGCCATCAGCCGCGTGGACCTGCCCGACGGCATCCGCCCGGCCTCGCTTGACGGGCTTCTCGCCATTCGAGGCGTCGTCGAGGCGAGCGTCGAGGATGATGCGCCCGATGTGCAGGAAGCGCTGGCTGCTGATCTCAAGGCGGGCCTCGGCCGGGCCGTTGCCGGCCTCGTGGCTGCCCGGGCAAGGGAAGGCGTCGCGCTTGCTACGGTTCTGAGCGAGCAGCTTGATCGGATCAGCGCTGCAACTGCGGCCGCGGAGGCCAATCCGGCCCGGCAGCCGGAAGCTGTCCGTGCTCGTCTCGCAGAGCAGGTCGCGCTTTTGCTCGAGGCGACCCAAGCTCTGGACGCCTCGCGTCTGCACCAGGAAGCCGCATTGCTCGCGGCCAAGGCGGATATTCGGGAGGAGTTGGATCGTCTGGCGGCCCATGTCGTGGCAGCCCGTGGCCTTCTCGCCGAAGGAGGCGCCTGCGGGCGCAAGCTCGATTTTCTCGCCCAGGAGTTTGGACGCGAGGCCAATACCTTGTGCGCCAAGGCCAATGACGTGTCGCTCACCACGATTGGGCTTGATCTCAAGGCGACAATCGATCAGTTCCGTGAACAGTCCCAGAACGTCGAGTAG
- the gmk gene encoding guanylate kinase produces MASADISRRGLMLILSSPSGAGKTTLTRTLIEQKELELQLSISVTTRARRPSEVGDVHYHFIEKDQFIFRRDRGDLLEWAEVHGNFYGTPRQPVEKALSEGHDMVFDIDWQGTQQIVEKMRDDVVTVFILPPSFAELRSRLDRRAEDAADVIAKRLENARTEIARWEAYDYVLINDDLNQAFKQLVAILTAERLKRQRRIGLPAYVEGLLGEN; encoded by the coding sequence ATGGCTTCCGCTGATATTTCCCGCCGCGGTTTGATGCTCATTCTGTCGTCGCCCTCCGGTGCCGGCAAGACGACGCTGACCCGCACTCTGATCGAGCAGAAAGAGCTTGAATTACAACTGTCGATCTCCGTGACGACCCGCGCGCGGCGTCCGTCCGAGGTGGGCGACGTGCACTATCACTTCATCGAGAAGGACCAGTTCATATTCCGGCGCGATCGGGGCGACTTGCTCGAATGGGCCGAAGTCCATGGCAATTTCTACGGAACACCACGGCAGCCGGTCGAAAAGGCCCTTTCCGAGGGGCATGACATGGTGTTCGACATCGATTGGCAGGGCACCCAGCAGATCGTCGAGAAAATGCGCGACGATGTGGTGACGGTGTTCATTCTGCCACCGTCCTTCGCCGAGCTGCGCAGTCGCCTGGACCGTCGCGCCGAGGATGCGGCTGACGTGATCGCCAAGCGTCTGGAAAACGCCCGCACGGAAATCGCGCGTTGGGAGGCCTACGACTATGTCCTGATCAACGACGATCTCAATCAGGCCTTCAAGCAGCTTGTCGCCATTTTAACCGCTGAACGCCTGAAGCGCCAGCGCCGGATCGGCCTGCCCGCCTATGTGGAAGGCTTGCTCGGCGAGAACTGA
- a CDS encoding outer membrane beta-barrel protein produces the protein MKGATFLAAVAASAVIASAGLATGALAADLPSRTVAPVAPIAPIVPIFTWTGFYVGVNAGYGWNTNNNNNNVVYVPGSGYVGTGSSGSDGGFVGGGQIGYNYQFGQFVAGVEADIQYADMKSNNNGGFYGGTAGYIGSQSNGVDWFGTVRARLGFAVDRALIYATGGFAYGGGDSNGYYYNGLYYKNGDDTRTGWTVGGGVEYAFTDNITARIEGLYVNLGKSGNNAFVYDAAAFGGSNRKDTEFGVVRAGLNYKFSSF, from the coding sequence ATGAAAGGCGCCACTTTTCTCGCAGCAGTCGCGGCATCCGCGGTTATAGCGAGCGCTGGGCTTGCAACTGGGGCCCTCGCTGCGGATCTGCCCTCTCGCACGGTGGCCCCGGTGGCCCCCATCGCGCCCATCGTTCCGATATTCACCTGGACCGGCTTCTATGTCGGTGTGAACGCCGGTTACGGCTGGAACACGAACAATAACAACAACAACGTTGTCTATGTCCCGGGCAGCGGCTACGTCGGCACGGGCAGCAGCGGCAGCGACGGCGGCTTCGTCGGTGGTGGCCAGATCGGCTATAACTACCAGTTCGGTCAGTTCGTTGCGGGTGTCGAAGCCGACATCCAGTACGCCGATATGAAGTCGAACAACAATGGTGGCTTCTACGGTGGCACCGCGGGCTATATCGGCTCGCAAAGCAACGGCGTCGATTGGTTCGGCACCGTGCGCGCCCGTCTTGGCTTCGCTGTCGATCGTGCCTTGATTTACGCGACCGGTGGTTTCGCCTATGGCGGTGGTGACAGCAACGGCTATTATTACAATGGCCTGTACTACAAGAACGGTGACGATACTCGCACCGGCTGGACGGTCGGTGGTGGTGTGGAATACGCCTTCACCGACAACATCACTGCCCGCATCGAGGGTCTTTATGTGAACCTCGGCAAGAGCGGCAACAACGCTTTCGTGTACGACGCCGCCGCCTTCGGTGGCAGCAACCGCAAGGACACGGAGTTCGGTGTGGTTCGCGCTGGTCTGAACTACAAGTTCTCGAGCTTCTGA
- a CDS encoding KGG domain-containing protein translates to MPKEKSSTRGFASMDEAKQRAIASKGGQSVPNEKRSFSQNRELAAKAGRKGGRSVPDEKRSFSQNPDLAAQAGRKGGQASHSTR, encoded by the coding sequence ATGCCAAAAGAGAAATCATCGACCCGAGGCTTTGCCTCTATGGACGAGGCGAAACAGCGCGCAATTGCGTCGAAAGGCGGACAAAGCGTGCCAAACGAGAAGCGCAGCTTCTCCCAAAATCGCGAGCTTGCTGCCAAGGCGGGCCGCAAGGGAGGACGTAGCGTTCCTGATGAGAAGCGCAGCTTCTCGCAGAATCCCGATCTTGCCGCACAAGCGGGACGCAAGGGCGGCCAAGCCTCGCACAGCACCCGCTAG